One segment of Chlorocebus sabaeus isolate Y175 chromosome 24, mChlSab1.0.hap1, whole genome shotgun sequence DNA contains the following:
- the GPR33 gene encoding probable G-protein coupled receptor 33: MDLINSTDYLINASTLVRNSTQFLAPASKMIIALSLYISFIIGTITNGLYLWVLRFKMKQTVNTLLYFHLILSYFISTLILPFMATSQLQDNHWNFGTALCKVFNGTLSLGMFTSVFLLSAISLDRYLLTLHPVWSQQHRTPRWASSFVLGVWISAAAVSIPYLIFRETHHDREGKVTCRNNYAVSTNWESKEMQALRQWIHVACFISRFFLGFLLPFFIIVFCYERVASKVKERGLFKSSKPFKVMMTAIVSFFVCWMPYHIHQGLLLTKNQSQLLELTLILTVLTTSFNTIFSPTLYLFTGENFKNVFKKSILALFESTFSEDSSAERTQNVNSET, translated from the coding sequence ATGGATCTGATCAATTCTACTGATTACCTGATCAATGCCTCTACTTTAGTAAGAAACAGCACTCAGTTTCTAGCTCCTGCATCAAAAATGATTATTGCCCTTTCTTTGTACATTTCATTTATAATTGGTACCATCACCAATGGCCTCTATCTATGGGTGCTAAGATTCAAGATGAAACAGACTGTCAATACTCTCTTATATTTTCATCTCATTctctcatattttatttcaacattGATTCTGCCATTTATGGCCACCTCCCAACTTCAGGACAATCACTGGAACTTTGGAACTGCCTTGTGCAAGGTCTTCAATGGCACTTTGTCTCTGGGGATGTTCACCTCTGTTTTCCTCCTTTCGGCCATCAGTCTTGATCGTTACCTTCTCACTCTTCATCCAGTGTGGTCCCAGCAGCACCGAACCCCACGCTGGGCTTCCAGCTTTGTCCTAGGAGTCTGGATCTCAGCCGCTGCCGTCAGCATCCCGTATTTGATTTTCAGAGAGACACATCATGACCGTGAAGGAAAGGTGACTTGCCGAAATAACTATGCTGTGTCTACTAACTGGGAAAGCAAGGAGATGCAAGCATTAAGGCAGTGGATTCATGTAGCTTGTTTCATCAGCCGCTTCTTCCTGGGCTTTCTTCTGCCTTTCTTCATCATCGTCTTTTGTTATGAAAGAGTAGCCAGCAAGGTGAAAGAGAGGGGCCTGTTTAAATCCAGCAAGCCCTTCAAAGTTATGATGACTGCCATTGTCTCATTCTTTGTGTGTTGGATGCCCTATCATATACACCAGGGTTTACTTCTCACTAAGAACCAGTCACAACTTTTAGAGTTGACTCTGATACTTACAGTGCTAACCACTTCTTTCAATACTATCTTTTCTCCCACACTCTACTTATTTACTGGGGAGAACTTCAAAAACGTCTTCAAGAAGTCCATTCTTGCTCTGTTTGAGTCAACATTTAGTGAGGATTCTTCTGCAGAAAGGACGCAAAACGTAAACTCAGAAACCTAA